DNA sequence from the Persephonella sp. genome:
GTGGGAATATAGGAAAGCTTGCTATCGCAGGAACAGTCAACGACCTTGCAATGATGGGGGCAAAACCTAAATATCTAAGCTGTTCATTTATTATTGAAGAGGGACTGCCGTTTGAAGAATTAGAAGAAATTGTCAGATCAATGGCAGAGGAAATGAAAAAAACAGGAGTTCAGATAGTTACAGGAGACACAAAGGTAGTCCCAAAAGGATCTACAGACAAGATTTTTATAAACACAACAGGAATTGGAGAGATAGTTTATGAAGGAATATCTGCACATAACATTCAGGAAGGGGATGTTATCCTTGTTTCTGGGACGGTGGGAGATCACGGAGCCTGCATAATGGCTCAAAGGGAAGGAATAGAGATGGAAGGTGATATATCGTCAGACTGTGCATCTTTATGGTCTTTAGTTGAAGATCTAATAAATAAAGGTTTAACAATAAAAGCCATGAGAGATCCAACAAGGGGAGGTCTGTCTGCTGTTTTGAATGAGTGGGCAGATCAGTCGGATATTGGAATAGAAATAGATGAAGAAAAAATTCCCATTAAAGAAGAAGTTCAGGGAATGTGTGAACTTCTTGGTCTTGATCCTTTATCACTTGCAAATGAAGGAAAGCTTATATTAGCTGTTCCAGAAGAAGAAGGAGAAAAAGCATTAAATATCCTGAAAAGTAACCCTTTAGGCAAAAATGCACAGATAATAGGTAGGGCAACTTCAGACTATAAAGGAAAGGTTATACTTAAATCCCCATACGGCTCAAAAAGAATACTTGAACCTCCTGCAGGTGAACTACTTCCAAGAATATGCTAAATTTGAGTTTTCTAATAAACAATTAAGGGTAAAGGAAAAAAGTATGGAAAACTGGGCAAAAATAATAACAGGTGATAGCCGCAGAATGTTAGAAGTTGATGATAATTCAGTTCAGCTAATAATAACATCACCTCCATACTGGTCTATTAAAGATTACGGAGATAAAAATCAGATTGGGTATGGTCAAACTCTACATGAGTATTTGAAGGATCTGTATAGGGTATGGAAAGAGTCATATAGAGTATTAGAACCGTGAAAGAGAATGGTTGTTAATATAGGAGACCAGTTTGCAAGGTCTGTAGTTTATGGAAGGTATAAAATCATACCTTTGCATGCAGAAATAATTGAGGACATTGGGTTTGATTATATGGGATCTATCATCTGGCAGAAAAAAACTACTATGAACACCACAGGTGGAGCAAATGTGATGGGTTTGTACCCTTATCCTCCTAACGGTATGGTTGAGATAGATTATGAACATATCCTGATATTCAAAAAGCCGGGCAAAAGTAGAAAAATAGACAAAAAAATCAAAGAAAAATCAAAACTTTCTAAAGAGGAATGGAAAGAGTATTTTTCCGGACACTGGTATTTTGCAGGTGCAAG
Encoded proteins:
- the hypE gene encoding hydrogenase expression/formation protein HypE — translated: MKQILLSHGGGGEETQKLIKELFFKYFSNPILEKMEDAAVLNINSKLAFTTDSFTVSPIFFKGGNIGKLAIAGTVNDLAMMGAKPKYLSCSFIIEEGLPFEELEEIVRSMAEEMKKTGVQIVTGDTKVVPKGSTDKIFINTTGIGEIVYEGISAHNIQEGDVILVSGTVGDHGACIMAQREGIEMEGDISSDCASLWSLVEDLINKGLTIKAMRDPTRGGLSAVLNEWADQSDIGIEIDEEKIPIKEEVQGMCELLGLDPLSLANEGKLILAVPEEEGEKALNILKSNPLGKNAQIIGRATSDYKGKVILKSPYGSKRILEPPAGELLPRIC